From Mycolicibacterium nivoides, a single genomic window includes:
- a CDS encoding cytochrome P450 has translation MTVSPITSAPSWPSAARPYDPIDLSSRKFWATTAADREVTFAELRTSRPVSWHPPVEDALMKDPDDRGFWAVTRHADIVAVSRDSDTFLSGKGVLFESVPEELLEASQSFLAMDAPRHTLIRKLVHAAFTPRQVARIEDSIKENARDIVAELKEVGSGVDFVDQCAKELPIRTLSDMVGIPESERQRVAHAADALVSWADPVYLAGRNPLEVLLQNQMYLHQVANALAAERRENPGNDLISALVHAEVDGDRLTDAEVAAFFVLLAVAGNDTTRQTTSHALKALTDHPDQRAWLMADFDDRIGGAVEEFVRWATPVMTFRRTAAVDVELGGQQIAAGEKVVMFYASGNRDAEVFDRPEVFDLSRKPNPHLGFGGGGRHFCLGAHVARTQLRALFGELLHQLPDIAAGEPAYLEGNFVHAIRAMPCTFS, from the coding sequence ATGACTGTGTCGCCCATCACATCTGCCCCCTCGTGGCCTTCCGCCGCACGCCCCTACGACCCGATCGACCTGTCGTCGCGGAAGTTCTGGGCCACCACGGCCGCCGATCGTGAAGTCACGTTTGCCGAACTGCGCACTTCCCGCCCGGTCAGCTGGCATCCGCCCGTCGAGGACGCCCTCATGAAGGATCCCGACGATCGCGGGTTCTGGGCGGTTACCCGGCACGCCGACATCGTGGCGGTCAGCCGGGACAGCGATACATTCCTGTCGGGCAAAGGGGTGCTGTTCGAATCCGTTCCGGAAGAGCTGCTCGAGGCGTCACAGTCGTTCCTGGCGATGGACGCGCCGCGGCACACACTGATCCGCAAACTGGTCCACGCCGCGTTTACGCCCCGGCAGGTGGCCCGCATCGAAGACTCGATCAAGGAGAACGCCCGCGACATCGTGGCCGAGCTCAAGGAAGTCGGCAGCGGGGTGGACTTCGTCGACCAGTGCGCCAAGGAACTGCCCATCCGCACGCTGTCGGACATGGTCGGGATTCCCGAGTCCGAACGCCAGCGGGTGGCACACGCCGCCGACGCACTGGTGTCCTGGGCCGACCCGGTCTATCTGGCCGGGCGCAACCCGCTCGAGGTGCTGCTGCAGAACCAGATGTACCTGCATCAGGTGGCGAATGCGCTTGCCGCCGAACGCAGGGAAAACCCGGGCAATGATCTGATCAGCGCGCTGGTGCACGCTGAGGTCGACGGGGATCGGCTCACCGATGCCGAGGTGGCGGCGTTCTTCGTGCTGCTGGCGGTGGCGGGCAACGACACCACGCGCCAGACCACCAGCCACGCGCTCAAGGCGCTCACCGACCACCCCGATCAGAGGGCCTGGCTCATGGCGGATTTCGACGACCGGATCGGCGGTGCGGTCGAGGAGTTCGTCCGGTGGGCGACACCGGTGATGACCTTCCGGCGCACCGCGGCCGTCGATGTCGAACTCGGTGGACAGCAGATCGCCGCGGGGGAGAAGGTGGTGATGTTCTACGCCTCGGGCAACCGGGACGCCGAGGTGTTCGACCGGCCCGAGGTTTTCGACCTGAGCCGAAAGCCCAATCCGCACCTCGGATTCGGGGGCGGCGGCCGCCACTTCTGCCTGGGTGCGCATGTCGCCCGGACGCAGTTGCGGGCGCTCTTCGGTGAGCTGTTGCACCAGCTGCCCGATATCGCCGCGGGGGAGCCCGCCTACCTGGAGGGCAACTTCGTGCACGCTATCCGGGCGATGCCGTGCACGTTCTCCTGA
- a CDS encoding TetR/AcrR family transcriptional regulator, which translates to MPSVTRKPQANREERRERIERQLLDATDRLMADGTSFTELSVDKLATEAGISRASFYIYFEDKGHLLRRLATQVFGDLTQAAQQWWSVAGRRDPADAHTAMSGIVASYRTHQPVLIALTEMSSYDPLVAQTYRELLAGISDQLTKVIEDGQSDGSIRPQLPAAATASTLTWMVERTCHQNLPSQPPSYDAELANTITQIVWGALYLESPKL; encoded by the coding sequence ATGCCATCGGTAACGCGAAAACCGCAGGCCAACCGAGAGGAACGGCGCGAGCGGATCGAACGCCAACTGCTCGATGCCACCGACCGGCTGATGGCCGACGGCACCAGCTTCACCGAGCTCAGCGTCGACAAACTGGCCACCGAGGCCGGGATCTCCCGGGCCAGCTTCTACATCTACTTCGAGGACAAGGGCCACCTGCTACGCCGGCTGGCCACCCAGGTGTTCGGCGATCTGACCCAGGCCGCCCAACAATGGTGGAGCGTCGCCGGACGCCGCGACCCCGCCGACGCCCACACCGCCATGTCGGGCATCGTCGCCAGCTATCGGACCCACCAACCGGTGCTGATCGCGCTCACCGAGATGTCGAGCTATGACCCACTCGTCGCACAGACTTACCGTGAGCTGCTGGCCGGAATCTCCGATCAGCTCACCAAGGTGATCGAGGACGGGCAGTCCGACGGGTCGATCCGGCCGCAACTCCCTGCCGCCGCCACCGCAAGCACGCTGACGTGGATGGTGGAGCGGACCTGTCATCAGAATCTGCCGTCGCAGCCGCCGTCCTACGACGCCGAGCTGGCGAACACGATCACCCAGATCGTCTGGGGCGCCCTGTATCTGGAGTCCCCCAAGCTGTGA
- the proB gene encoding glutamate 5-kinase has product MTSADSSPSVHREAIRTARSVVVKIGTTALTTPSGVFDAGRLAVLVEAIEGRMKAGSDLVIVSSGAIAAGIEPLGLSKRPTDLATKQAAASVGQVALVNAWSSAFAVYSRTVGQVLLTAQDIAMRVQHNNAQRTLDRLRALHAVAIVNENDTVATNEIRFGDNDRLSALVAQLVGADALILLSDIDGLYDSDPRKGNARFIPEVAAQGDLDGVVAGGGSHLGTGGMASKLSSALLAADAGVPVLLAAASDAGAALGDASVGTVFAPRPERMSARRFWVRHAAESHGALTLDDGAVRAVVEQRRSLLPAGITEVTGHFHGGDVVDLRGLDGQTVARGVVAYEASELAAIIGRSTPDLPAELRRPAVHADDLVAT; this is encoded by the coding sequence GTGACGAGCGCAGACTCGTCGCCCTCGGTACATCGCGAGGCGATTCGGACCGCGCGCAGCGTCGTCGTCAAGATCGGCACCACTGCGTTGACCACTCCGTCCGGTGTCTTCGACGCGGGCCGGCTCGCGGTCCTGGTCGAGGCCATCGAGGGACGGATGAAAGCCGGTTCCGATCTGGTGATCGTGTCCTCGGGTGCCATCGCCGCCGGTATCGAGCCGCTCGGATTGTCCAAGCGCCCAACGGATCTGGCCACCAAACAGGCCGCCGCCAGCGTCGGGCAGGTAGCCTTGGTCAACGCGTGGAGTTCGGCGTTCGCCGTCTACAGCCGCACGGTCGGCCAGGTTCTGCTGACCGCACAAGACATCGCGATGCGGGTGCAACACAACAACGCGCAGCGCACCCTGGACCGGTTGCGCGCCCTGCACGCCGTGGCGATCGTCAACGAGAACGACACCGTGGCCACCAACGAGATCAGGTTCGGTGACAACGACCGGCTCTCGGCGCTGGTGGCCCAGCTGGTCGGCGCCGACGCACTGATCTTGCTGTCCGATATCGACGGTCTCTACGATTCCGATCCCCGAAAAGGCAACGCGCGCTTCATTCCTGAGGTCGCCGCGCAGGGTGATCTCGATGGAGTGGTGGCCGGCGGGGGTAGCCACCTGGGCACCGGAGGCATGGCCTCGAAGCTGTCGTCGGCCCTGCTGGCCGCCGATGCCGGGGTGCCGGTGCTGCTGGCCGCCGCATCGGATGCCGGTGCCGCCCTCGGCGATGCCTCGGTCGGCACCGTGTTCGCGCCGCGTCCCGAGCGGATGTCGGCCCGGCGGTTCTGGGTTCGCCATGCCGCGGAGTCCCACGGTGCGCTCACTCTCGACGACGGTGCGGTGCGCGCGGTCGTCGAACAGCGTCGCTCGCTGCTGCCGGCCGGGATCACCGAAGTCACCGGTCACTTCCATGGCGGTGACGTGGTGGATCTGCGGGGGCTTGACGGGCAGACGGTCGCTCGTGGCGTGGTGGCCTACGAGGCCTCGGAGCTGGCCGCGATCATCGGCCGCTCGACACCGGATCTGCCGGCCGAGCTGCGCCGGCCCGCGGTGCACGCCGACGACCTGGTCGCCACCTAG
- the obgE gene encoding GTPase ObgE yields the protein MPRFVDRVVIHASAGNGGHGCASVHREKFKPLGGPDGGNGGRGGSIVLVVDPQVHTLLDFHFHPHVVAPSGKQGAGSNRDGAAGDDLIVRVPDGTVVLDENGRMLADMVGAGTRFEAAQGGRGGLGNAALASRARKAPGFALLGEKGQTRDLTLELKTVADVGLIGFPSAGKSSLVSTISAAKPKIADYPFTTLVPNLGVVSAGENTFTVADVPGLIPGASEGRGLGLEFLRHLERCAVLVHVVDCATMEPGRDPISDIEALEAELAAYTPTLQGDSTLGDLASRPRAVVLNKIDVPDARELADFVREEVQSKFGWPVYEISTVSRDGLRPLIFALWEMVKAYRDAQPAVVPRRPVIRPIAVDESGFTVETDGYGGFIVRGTRPERWIAQTNFDNDEAVGYLGDRLARLGVEDELWKKGAKPGCAVTIGDMTFDWEPQTPAGIDMPLTGRGTDIRLEQTDRIGAAERKAARRERRQSSAHARSTDDQSEDE from the coding sequence ATGCCACGGTTTGTCGACCGCGTCGTCATCCATGCGAGTGCAGGAAACGGCGGCCACGGCTGTGCGTCGGTGCACCGCGAGAAATTCAAACCCCTCGGCGGTCCTGACGGCGGCAATGGTGGTCGCGGTGGCAGCATCGTGCTCGTCGTGGACCCACAGGTTCACACCCTGCTGGACTTCCACTTCCATCCCCATGTCGTCGCACCCTCGGGTAAGCAGGGCGCGGGCAGCAATCGTGACGGCGCTGCCGGCGACGATCTGATCGTGCGCGTGCCGGACGGCACGGTGGTGCTCGACGAGAACGGCCGGATGCTGGCCGACATGGTCGGTGCGGGTACCCGGTTCGAAGCGGCGCAAGGGGGTCGCGGTGGGCTCGGCAATGCCGCACTCGCTTCCCGGGCCCGCAAGGCTCCCGGTTTCGCCCTGCTCGGTGAGAAGGGCCAGACCCGAGACCTCACACTCGAACTCAAGACCGTCGCCGATGTCGGCCTGATCGGCTTCCCGTCGGCGGGTAAATCCTCTCTGGTGTCGACGATCTCGGCGGCCAAGCCCAAGATCGCCGACTATCCGTTCACTACGTTGGTGCCCAACCTGGGCGTGGTGTCGGCCGGCGAGAACACCTTCACCGTCGCCGACGTTCCCGGCCTGATTCCCGGCGCGTCCGAAGGCCGGGGCCTGGGCCTGGAATTCCTTCGGCACCTTGAGCGCTGCGCGGTGCTGGTGCATGTCGTCGACTGCGCGACCATGGAACCCGGGCGTGACCCGATCTCTGACATCGAGGCGTTGGAGGCCGAACTCGCGGCCTACACCCCGACCCTGCAGGGCGATTCCACGCTGGGCGATCTGGCGTCGCGGCCACGTGCGGTGGTGCTCAACAAGATCGACGTTCCCGATGCCCGGGAGTTGGCTGACTTCGTGCGTGAGGAAGTGCAGTCGAAGTTCGGCTGGCCCGTGTACGAGATCTCGACCGTCAGCCGTGATGGTTTGCGCCCGTTGATCTTCGCGCTGTGGGAGATGGTGAAGGCCTATCGCGATGCGCAGCCCGCGGTGGTGCCGAGGCGTCCTGTTATCCGGCCGATTGCCGTCGACGAGAGCGGCTTCACCGTCGAGACCGACGGGTACGGCGGATTCATCGTGCGCGGTACCCGACCTGAGCGCTGGATCGCGCAGACCAACTTCGACAACGACGAGGCCGTCGGTTACCTCGGTGACCGGCTGGCGCGGTTGGGCGTCGAAGACGAGTTGTGGAAGAAGGGTGCCAAGCCCGGTTGCGCCGTGACCATCGGCGATATGACCTTCGACTGGGAACCGCAGACCCCCGCCGGCATCGACATGCCGCTGACCGGGCGCGGCACCGACATCCGGCTCGAGCAGACCGACCGGATCGGCGCCGCCGAACGCAAGGCCGCCCGGCGGGAGCGGCGCCAGTCCAGCGCGCATGCGAGGAGCACCGACGACCAGAGCGAAGACGAGTGA
- the rpmA gene encoding 50S ribosomal protein L27 — protein MAHKKGASSSRNGRESAAQRLGVKRFGGQVVKAGEILVRQRGTHFHPGVNVGRGGDDTLFALAPGSVEFGSKRGRKHVNIVPVPRPEA, from the coding sequence ATGGCACACAAGAAGGGCGCTTCCAGCTCGCGCAACGGTCGTGAGTCTGCAGCACAGCGACTCGGCGTCAAGCGGTTCGGTGGTCAGGTCGTGAAGGCCGGCGAGATCCTCGTCCGCCAGCGCGGCACCCACTTCCACCCCGGCGTCAACGTCGGCCGTGGCGGCGACGACACCCTGTTCGCGCTGGCTCCCGGCTCCGTCGAGTTCGGTTCCAAGCGCGGTCGCAAGCACGTGAACATCGTTCCCGTGCCGCGCCCGGAGGCCTGA
- the rplU gene encoding 50S ribosomal protein L21 — MATYAIVKTGGKQYKVAAGDVVKVEKLDAEPGASVSLPVALVVDGAKVTSKADDLAKVAVTGEVLEHTKGPKIRIHKFKNKTGYHKRQGHRQQLTVLKVTGIK; from the coding sequence ATGGCGACATACGCAATCGTCAAGACCGGCGGCAAGCAGTACAAGGTTGCCGCCGGTGACGTGGTGAAGGTTGAGAAGCTCGACGCCGAGCCCGGCGCGTCGGTGTCGCTGCCCGTCGCCCTCGTGGTCGACGGCGCCAAGGTCACCAGCAAGGCCGACGACCTGGCCAAGGTCGCCGTGACCGGCGAGGTGCTGGAGCACACCAAGGGTCCCAAGATCCGTATCCACAAGTTCAAGAACAAGACCGGCTACCACAAGCGCCAGGGGCACCGTCAGCAGCTGACCGTGCTCAAGGTCACCGGCATCAAGTAG